Proteins from a single region of Paraglaciecola sp. T6c:
- a CDS encoding RNA recognition motif domain-containing protein yields the protein MKLLIRNLDRATTQDELRTLFEGYGVVQSCTIVIDPATQSSKGFGFVEMPKAGDAKAATINLNGHTLGANKIRVKKAEEKATDKPEDTE from the coding sequence ATGAAATTATTGATCCGCAATTTAGACCGAGCCACCACGCAAGACGAGCTTCGCACCCTTTTTGAAGGTTATGGTGTTGTTCAGTCATGCACTATTGTGATTGATCCCGCAACGCAAAGCTCAAAAGGCTTTGGCTTTGTTGAAATGCCAAAAGCAGGCGATGCAAAAGCCGCTACTATTAATCTGAACGGCCATACCTTAGGTGCAAATAAAATACGCGTGAAGAAAGCGGAAGAAAAGGCAACAGATAAACCAGAAGACACTGAGTAA
- the thiC gene encoding phosphomethylpyrimidine synthase ThiC — MNTVLSSSEAVANAPASASSESQKITRTPLPASKKVYVASPNDPSVRVPMREISLTDGTAVTLYDTSGPYTDETVDIDVNKGIADVRSEWVLSRNDTEQYQGREVQPQDNGHFDQERAFQYYNDALQRTPRRALPGKNVSQMHYARKGIITKEMEYIAVRENQAREALSNEFTTDERNKRLKGNSLGANLQPITPEFVRKEVAEGRAIIPANINHTELEPMIIGRNFLVKINGNIGNSALRSSIEEEVEKLVWSIRWGGDTIMDLSTGKNIHSTRDYIVRNSPVPVGTVPIYQALEKVKGVAEDLTWEVFRDTLIEQAEQGVDYFTIHAGVRLHHIPMTVDRVTGIVSRGGSIMAKWCIAHHQENFLYTHFEDICHIMKAYDVSFSLGDGLRPGSLADANDEAQFAELITLGELTKIAWKHDVQTMIEGPGHVPMHMIKENMDMQLEHCHEAPFYTLGPLTTDIAPGYDHITSGIGAAIIGWYGCAMLCYVTPKEHLGLPNKDDVKQGIMAYKIAAHAADIAKGHPGARYRDDLLSKARFEFRWVDQFNLGLDPDTARAFHDETLPKDAAKVAHFCSMCGPKFCSMKISQEVREYSADLKNTDIEAGMAQKSAEFTAAGAQIYVAQTE; from the coding sequence ATGAACACTGTCCTTTCTTCCAGTGAAGCGGTTGCTAACGCACCGGCTAGTGCCTCCTCTGAAAGTCAAAAAATTACACGCACACCCCTTCCAGCCAGTAAAAAAGTGTATGTTGCATCGCCTAACGATCCTAGCGTTCGTGTGCCCATGCGCGAAATCAGTTTAACCGACGGGACCGCCGTCACTTTGTACGATACCTCAGGTCCCTATACCGATGAAACCGTAGACATAGACGTCAACAAAGGCATTGCTGATGTGCGAAGTGAGTGGGTATTGTCTCGAAACGACACTGAACAATATCAAGGTCGTGAGGTACAACCCCAAGACAACGGACACTTCGATCAAGAACGCGCTTTTCAATATTACAATGATGCTTTGCAGCGCACGCCAAGACGTGCCTTACCTGGTAAAAATGTCAGCCAAATGCATTATGCCCGCAAAGGTATTATCACCAAAGAAATGGAGTATATTGCCGTTCGCGAAAACCAAGCTCGGGAAGCCCTAAGCAATGAGTTCACTACGGATGAGCGTAATAAGCGACTAAAAGGTAATTCTTTGGGAGCCAATTTGCAGCCCATTACACCAGAGTTTGTGCGCAAAGAAGTGGCTGAAGGCAGAGCGATTATCCCAGCCAATATTAACCATACAGAACTCGAACCCATGATAATCGGGCGCAACTTTCTGGTTAAAATCAATGGCAACATTGGTAACTCAGCACTGCGTTCTTCCATTGAAGAAGAAGTCGAAAAGCTGGTGTGGTCAATTCGTTGGGGCGGCGACACCATTATGGACTTGTCAACGGGCAAGAATATTCACTCTACTCGCGACTATATCGTTAGAAACTCTCCCGTTCCCGTGGGCACCGTGCCTATTTATCAAGCGTTAGAAAAGGTCAAGGGTGTTGCTGAAGACCTGACCTGGGAAGTGTTTCGAGATACCTTGATTGAGCAAGCCGAGCAGGGCGTAGATTATTTCACAATTCATGCTGGGGTGCGGTTGCATCATATTCCTATGACGGTGGACCGCGTTACAGGCATCGTCTCCCGTGGTGGTTCTATCATGGCAAAATGGTGCATTGCTCACCATCAAGAAAATTTTTTATACACCCATTTTGAAGACATTTGCCACATCATGAAAGCATATGACGTGAGCTTTTCCCTCGGTGATGGCTTGCGTCCAGGCTCATTAGCCGATGCTAACGATGAAGCGCAATTTGCCGAGCTGATTACGCTTGGTGAGCTGACTAAAATTGCCTGGAAACACGATGTACAAACTATGATCGAAGGCCCAGGTCATGTGCCTATGCATATGATTAAAGAAAATATGGATATGCAACTCGAACATTGTCATGAAGCACCATTTTATACGCTTGGCCCGCTGACTACCGACATCGCCCCTGGCTACGATCATATTACGAGTGGAATAGGGGCTGCGATCATTGGTTGGTATGGTTGTGCAATGCTGTGCTACGTAACCCCCAAAGAGCATTTAGGCTTGCCGAACAAAGATGATGTTAAGCAAGGGATCATGGCGTATAAAATTGCCGCTCACGCAGCGGATATTGCTAAAGGTCACCCAGGCGCTCGCTACCGCGACGATTTACTGTCTAAGGCGCGTTTTGAATTTCGTTGGGTCGATCAGTTTAATTTAGGCCTAGACCCTGATACTGCCCGCGCATTTCATGACGAAACCTTGCCTAAAGATGCAGCGAAGGTCGCCCATTTTTGCTCTATGTGTGGGCCTAAATTCTGCTCTATGAAAATCTCTCAAGAGGTGCGCGAATATTCAGCGGATTTGAAAAATACTGACATTGAGGCCGGTATGGCGCAAAAATCCGCTGAGTTTACCGCCGCAGGTGCACAGATATACGTCGCTCAGACGGAGTAA
- a CDS encoding FAD-dependent oxidoreductase, translating to MAVQSEHKMRIAIVGAGIMGRMMAWQLLHRQADISLTIFDKDPIESGSAAAYTAAGMLAPYSELESAELAVFSMGMASLTRWPDVINSLNLHLAKPLTLFVQGTLVVAHREDKADFQQFSRQLMGKLPDFAQDEEFSHMQLLTQAALHHYAPQLAKHFDGGLYLPNEAWVDTAEVMTGLASYLEQSAVTWQSNSHVLRVDNEQRNNNGNSAAVVLPEGKQVFDYVIDCRGLGAKQVPLADTQRRTKFNYNATKQETFGQQIPELRGVRGEVITLYAPEVELKHAVRLMHPRYKLYIAPRHNHHFVIGASQIESEDTGPITVRSTLELLSAAYSIDVGFGEAKIVQTATNCRPAYPDNLPKIYFNQRVIRINGLFRHGYLLAPILAEQACDRLFNSDFKSTFENLIQEVAC from the coding sequence GTGGCTGTGCAAAGTGAACACAAAATGCGCATTGCCATTGTGGGTGCAGGCATTATGGGGCGAATGATGGCGTGGCAATTATTACACCGCCAAGCGGATATTTCGCTCACCATATTTGATAAAGATCCCATCGAAAGTGGCAGTGCTGCTGCGTATACAGCAGCTGGTATGTTAGCACCGTATAGCGAGCTTGAAAGTGCAGAGCTTGCTGTGTTTTCTATGGGGATGGCGTCTTTAACGCGCTGGCCGGATGTTATTAACAGCCTAAATTTGCACTTGGCTAAACCACTCACGTTGTTCGTTCAGGGCACGTTAGTGGTGGCGCACCGCGAAGATAAAGCCGATTTTCAGCAGTTTTCCCGCCAGTTAATGGGTAAGTTGCCAGATTTCGCGCAAGATGAAGAGTTTTCACATATGCAGTTATTAACCCAAGCAGCGCTTCATCATTATGCTCCGCAATTAGCAAAACACTTTGACGGCGGACTTTATCTCCCGAACGAAGCATGGGTTGATACCGCTGAGGTGATGACAGGCCTTGCATCCTACCTTGAGCAATCAGCTGTGACGTGGCAGTCAAACTCGCACGTGCTCAGGGTCGATAACGAACAGCGAAATAATAATGGCAATAGCGCAGCGGTAGTCTTGCCTGAGGGAAAACAGGTATTTGATTATGTGATTGACTGCCGCGGACTTGGCGCAAAGCAAGTCCCACTTGCTGATACCCAAAGGCGGACTAAGTTCAACTACAACGCCACTAAACAGGAAACGTTCGGGCAGCAAATACCTGAGTTACGCGGGGTGCGCGGTGAAGTCATTACCCTATATGCGCCAGAGGTAGAGCTTAAGCACGCAGTGCGACTGATGCATCCGAGATACAAGTTGTATATTGCACCGCGGCACAACCATCATTTTGTGATTGGTGCGAGTCAAATCGAAAGCGAAGATACTGGCCCAATCACAGTGCGCTCGACGCTTGAACTGCTGTCTGCAGCGTATTCCATTGACGTGGGTTTTGGTGAAGCAAAGATTGTACAAACTGCGACGAATTGTCGCCCAGCATACCCAGATAACCTACCTAAAATATATTTTAATCAGCGGGTTATACGCATCAATGGTCTATTTCGTCACGGTTACTTGTTAGCGCCCATACTCGCTGAACAGGCGTGCGACAGGTTGTTCAATAGCGATTTCAAATCAACATTTGAGAACTTAATTCAGGAAGTAGCATGTTAA
- the thiS gene encoding sulfur carrier protein ThiS: MLTIYFNGEPFKVTQQSLPDVLRELNAPAMCAVAVNGQFVPKNEHETVVLQEQDALDAFTPMQGG; the protein is encoded by the coding sequence ATGTTAACTATTTATTTTAACGGCGAGCCGTTCAAGGTAACGCAACAGTCATTGCCTGACGTCCTTCGAGAACTCAATGCACCTGCTATGTGTGCGGTCGCGGTTAATGGACAGTTTGTGCCTAAAAATGAGCATGAGACTGTGGTACTGCAAGAGCAGGATGCTCTTGATGCGTTCACACCTATGCAGGGCGGCTAG
- a CDS encoding thiazole synthase, giving the protein MSWQLAGEVLSSRFLVGSSLYPSPHIMQRAIQASGAQVITVSLRRQSPSQKGGESFWQHIKSLNCHILPNTAGCYSAKDAVHTANMAREVFNTHWIKLEVLGDEYNLQPDPFALLEATKELIAQGFEVFPYATDDLVLAERLVDAGCNIVMPWGAPIGTGRGLMNPYALKTLRARLPDTTLIIDAGLGAPSHAVQAMELGFDGVLLNTAVAEAQNPILMAQAFRDGIVAGRSGFEAGVIQQRDLAKPSTPVIGTPFWHQDKNERGG; this is encoded by the coding sequence ATGAGTTGGCAACTTGCGGGTGAAGTACTCAGCAGTCGCTTTTTAGTTGGCTCTTCTTTATACCCATCCCCACACATTATGCAGCGAGCTATTCAAGCGTCGGGCGCTCAAGTGATCACCGTTTCATTGCGTCGCCAGTCTCCTAGTCAGAAAGGCGGCGAGAGCTTTTGGCAACATATAAAAAGCTTGAATTGCCATATACTGCCCAACACGGCTGGTTGCTATAGCGCAAAAGACGCTGTTCACACTGCCAATATGGCGCGAGAGGTGTTTAACACTCACTGGATAAAACTTGAAGTGTTGGGTGATGAATATAACTTACAACCCGACCCATTCGCATTGCTTGAAGCTACCAAAGAGCTTATCGCGCAGGGCTTTGAAGTTTTTCCCTATGCCACTGATGATTTGGTTTTAGCCGAACGATTGGTCGATGCTGGCTGCAATATAGTGATGCCGTGGGGAGCGCCAATTGGCACGGGACGGGGATTGATGAACCCGTATGCACTCAAAACCCTCAGAGCGCGTTTACCGGATACCACCTTGATTATTGACGCAGGACTTGGCGCACCTTCTCATGCTGTGCAAGCAATGGAGTTAGGTTTTGACGGAGTATTACTTAACACGGCTGTGGCTGAGGCGCAAAATCCTATATTAATGGCCCAAGCTTTTCGAGATGGTATTGTCGCAGGGCGAAGTGGTTTTGAGGCAGGTGTTATTCAACAACGGGACTTAGCGAAACCCAGTACGCCCGTGATAGGTACCCCATTTTGGCACCAAGACAAAAATGAGCGAGGTGGCTGA
- the thiE gene encoding thiamine phosphate synthase yields the protein MISHDAIVSDPESLNNGIKPSVLTFSGSDSAGLAGMQMDVKVQHALAVHCTSVLTAVTAQNNQQVFAVNAVDSAMFRAQIEAVSVFRPKAIKTGFVASEAQAQQIIAVRQRLKIPLICDPVGAATSGAELHGKRNTDSHRNINRLLLAHCSLLTPNIPEAQSLVGFDIETAKDLRRAARALVEIGAQAVLIKGGHWQYADHMGLDFFYSPEEQFWLQNEPVDTPHTRGTGCALASAIASAIALGYCLKDAIVIGKMAITQGLHNAKGLLAKSVRYQDVRYQDTHDKQRYQDTHDKQIKELASFDTPELTSEQSLRQQQSQLNYQDTHDKQIKELASFDTPELTSEQSLRQQQSQLNYQDTHNKGGVEILCFPATQRSLPGLYIESLMATSELSSLVLQKQENPFPGIGDESLGLYPVVDRAHWLDTLLPLGVTTIQLRIKDLTGQSLEEEIKRAVEIATRFQCRLFINDYWQLAIKHGAYGVHLGQEDLVAAAQNESNPIKQLLEAGMRLGISTHCHYEVARAHALKPSYIAYGPVFATQSKDMPWVPQGLAGLAYWQKLLDYPVVAIGGIDHERANAIHGLGVSGIAMISYITQAENPIKVTKSLLRALAL from the coding sequence ATGATAAGCCATGATGCAATAGTCAGCGATCCCGAGTCGTTAAATAACGGTATAAAGCCGTCGGTTTTGACCTTTTCTGGCAGCGACAGCGCAGGGCTAGCCGGCATGCAAATGGATGTAAAAGTCCAGCATGCATTAGCTGTACACTGCACCAGCGTGTTAACAGCCGTGACAGCACAAAATAACCAACAGGTTTTTGCGGTTAACGCTGTCGATAGCGCTATGTTTCGCGCACAAATTGAGGCCGTATCGGTATTTCGTCCTAAGGCAATTAAAACAGGATTCGTTGCCAGCGAAGCACAAGCGCAACAAATCATTGCGGTTCGTCAGAGGCTAAAAATCCCGTTAATTTGTGACCCCGTTGGCGCCGCAACAAGTGGCGCTGAATTACACGGTAAGCGAAACACCGACAGCCATAGAAATATAAATAGGCTGCTACTTGCTCACTGTAGTTTGCTCACCCCTAACATTCCTGAGGCACAATCGCTTGTTGGGTTTGATATCGAAACTGCCAAGGATTTAAGAAGGGCTGCTAGAGCTTTGGTTGAAATTGGGGCTCAGGCGGTGCTAATCAAAGGCGGGCACTGGCAGTATGCTGATCATATGGGTCTAGATTTTTTTTACAGCCCAGAAGAGCAGTTTTGGCTGCAAAATGAACCGGTAGACACACCTCATACACGCGGCACCGGCTGCGCACTCGCCTCAGCAATAGCCAGCGCTATCGCCCTAGGTTACTGCTTAAAAGACGCTATTGTCATAGGGAAAATGGCCATTACCCAGGGCCTACACAATGCGAAAGGCCTACTCGCCAAAAGCGTGCGTTATCAAGACGTGCGTTATCAAGACACCCATGATAAACAACGTTATCAAGACACCCATGATAAGCAGATTAAGGAACTCGCTTCTTTCGACACGCCTGAGTTAACAAGTGAGCAGAGTCTTCGACAGCAACAGAGCCAGCTGAATTATCAAGACACCCATGATAAGCAGATTAAGGAACTCGCTTCTTTCGACACGCCTGAGTTAACAAGTGAGCAGAGTCTCCGACAGCAACAGAGCCAGCTGAATTATCAAGACACCCATAACAAAGGTGGCGTCGAAATCCTTTGTTTTCCTGCCACTCAGCGCAGTTTACCCGGTCTGTATATTGAGTCCCTGATGGCGACGAGCGAACTTAGCTCTCTCGTATTACAGAAACAAGAGAACCCATTTCCAGGTATTGGCGACGAATCACTGGGCTTATATCCCGTTGTTGATCGCGCACACTGGCTGGATACCTTGTTGCCACTTGGGGTGACTACCATTCAACTTAGAATAAAAGATTTAACTGGGCAGTCACTTGAAGAGGAAATCAAACGCGCGGTTGAAATAGCAACGCGCTTCCAGTGTCGTTTGTTTATCAATGATTATTGGCAACTGGCTATTAAGCACGGGGCCTACGGCGTGCACTTAGGCCAAGAAGATTTAGTCGCTGCCGCTCAAAATGAGTCGAACCCAATTAAGCAATTGTTAGAAGCGGGAATGCGTTTAGGCATTAGTACCCATTGTCATTATGAAGTTGCACGCGCCCATGCGCTGAAACCTTCTTATATTGCATATGGTCCGGTTTTCGCCACACAAAGCAAAGACATGCCGTGGGTCCCGCAAGGGTTAGCAGGGTTAGCGTACTGGCAAAAATTATTAGATTACCCTGTGGTTGCCATTGGGGGGATTGATCATGAGCGAGCAAACGCGATCCACGGGCTTGGTGTATCGGGTATTGCTATGATTAGCTATATTACTCAAGCCGAGAACCCTATTAAAGTGACAAAATCGTTATTGAGAGCGCTGGCATTATGA
- a CDS encoding HesA/MoeB/ThiF family protein translates to MSLFSAGEWQQYQRHIQLDAVGVDGQFRLKNAKVLVVGAGGLGCPVAMYLGAAGVGNITIIDGDSISQTNLHRQVLFAYTDVGKPKAHVAAIRIRENNPFITVAALDELLSESNIDILVAQADIVLDCTDNFATRLQINDTCRAHDKPWVYASVLGLEGQVALFTPSCACFRCIFPDIPADVADCNSAGVLGSVVGAVGLLQANTCLGYLLDLQDESQGKLHFFSGISNQVRSIALQQNKLCTCASPSQVLRCQPLKTADPIESKELGQEPGLHITDDIQSQIRSQIELSPEQFVKQLGRLEGAPESCLNSARKSKVIDIGLIDVRSADEHRGFNIGGQCLPLSDDFADRVGTKLSHKTQPILLYCQSGKRSYKAALRLRAKGYGRVYSLKGGLGELLSHSQFVKWF, encoded by the coding sequence ATGAGCTTGTTTAGCGCGGGTGAGTGGCAGCAATACCAACGCCATATACAATTAGATGCGGTGGGGGTTGATGGGCAATTTCGCCTTAAAAATGCCAAAGTGCTGGTTGTTGGTGCTGGCGGACTAGGGTGCCCCGTGGCGATGTACTTAGGTGCTGCAGGGGTCGGGAATATCACCATCATTGACGGTGACAGCATTTCTCAAACGAATTTGCATCGCCAAGTTTTGTTTGCCTACACAGACGTGGGTAAACCTAAAGCGCATGTTGCTGCAATCCGTATTCGTGAGAATAACCCTTTTATCACTGTGGCAGCGCTGGATGAGCTGCTTAGCGAGTCGAATATTGATATCTTGGTAGCGCAAGCAGATATTGTGCTTGATTGTACCGACAACTTTGCGACACGCTTACAGATCAACGATACCTGCCGAGCGCATGATAAACCTTGGGTTTATGCCAGTGTACTTGGGCTAGAAGGGCAAGTAGCCTTGTTCACACCTAGCTGCGCTTGCTTCAGGTGTATCTTTCCCGATATCCCGGCTGACGTCGCGGATTGCAATTCAGCGGGTGTATTGGGTAGCGTGGTCGGTGCAGTGGGTCTGCTGCAAGCCAATACCTGCTTGGGCTATCTTTTAGATTTACAAGATGAAAGCCAGGGCAAGTTACATTTCTTTTCAGGTATCAGTAATCAGGTTCGCAGTATTGCATTGCAGCAGAATAAGCTGTGTACTTGCGCGAGTCCGTCACAGGTACTACGTTGCCAACCTCTTAAAACTGCTGACCCGATTGAATCTAAAGAGCTTGGGCAAGAACCTGGGCTACACATCACTGATGACATTCAGTCGCAAATTCGGTCGCAAATTGAACTGAGCCCCGAGCAATTTGTTAAACAGCTCGGGCGTTTAGAGGGCGCTCCTGAAAGTTGCCTTAACAGTGCCCGTAAAAGTAAAGTGATAGACATCGGTTTAATTGATGTGCGAAGCGCAGACGAGCATCGAGGCTTTAATATTGGTGGCCAATGCCTGCCCTTGAGTGATGACTTTGCTGATCGGGTTGGCACAAAACTCTCACATAAAACCCAGCCTATTTTACTCTATTGCCAGTCAGGCAAACGTAGCTACAAAGCGGCCTTACGTCTTCGAGCGAAGGGGTATGGGCGGGTGTATAGCTTAAAGGGCGGTTTAGGCGAGTTACTTAGTCACTCTCAATTCGTGAAATGGTTTTAA
- a CDS encoding VOC family protein — protein MSNPVGWFEIYVDDMPRAQAFYQTVLAVELESLSDPTDGNAQMLVFPSDMENYGASGALVKMDGFSAGGNGTLVYFACEDCAIQESRVEAAGGKVERAKMSLGEHGFCALVTDTEGNMFGLHSQQ, from the coding sequence ATGAGCAATCCAGTAGGATGGTTTGAGATATATGTAGATGACATGCCACGAGCACAAGCATTTTATCAAACGGTATTAGCGGTTGAACTGGAATCGTTAAGCGATCCTACAGACGGCAATGCGCAGATGTTAGTGTTTCCGTCAGACATGGAGAATTACGGTGCCTCTGGGGCGTTGGTGAAAATGGACGGCTTTAGCGCTGGCGGTAACGGCACGCTTGTGTATTTTGCGTGTGAAGACTGCGCCATCCAAGAGAGCCGAGTCGAGGCTGCAGGTGGCAAGGTTGAACGGGCAAAAATGTCGTTAGGGGAACATGGGTTCTGCGCCTTAGTAACCGACACCGAAGGCAATATGTTTGGCCTGCATTCTCAGCAGTAA
- a CDS encoding TonB-dependent receptor — protein MKNFKPNLIKAALITSGFAFGITPTAFAQEAAADAPGNDTEVIQVTGIRGSLIRAQAVKMENTSIVEAISAEDIGKLPDSSIAESLARLPGMSGERVGGRTSGISVRGFKEDFTGTSLNGRELIGIGDNRGVEYDLYPSEIMTGATIYKTAEAGLMVQGIGGTVDLQTVRPLQAQETLTINGNYELSGRDSDNPEFDNTGHRLSLSFVEKFADDTIGLAVALASTESPNNQRKYGVWGYNTNDEGQVTPSGLDSQAISTVLERDTISAVLQFQPTENLDIVIDALDISYSDSGVIRGFIEPFSAGSISGTGTETTGTQVGVNPVLRTDPSQKDGDLQVFGLNVQYHLNDSWSVEVDVANSESTKRDLRGESYAGLARSGALDSSGLGTRDFVMSQDGITFTDSSGLDAFSDPSALQLTGPQEWGGGLANLADQFTSTELTANGAPYSYLNAQDGFLNYADFSEELTTYKFEVVGLLDGDIFTQVTAGVNYSDRYKDKENKGFFATSSSYPASTAIPQAYLYNGLADLTWAGMGYVVAYDGFAPYNDGEYTLNDAGLLEPDRLGDTYVVEEEVTTLYAKVDFNTELGDFPVMGNIGVQYVQTDQSSSGFTGVVGSNFAVCDANNDQQIDDDCRTSVSSDYSHVLPSLNVSVEVADNKFVRFAANKTISRARIDQMKASGFVKFDQNIDLLSIPNTQAAVDEYGSPWSKFAGNPLLKPLEANNFDLSFENYFEDEGYVSAAVFYKDLVNWTRDGDLDINFRNDVTNDGADYFIPGFHDRVAVEDGLYGPANTPYSAGDVITPPDFGTFSYFEDGLTGDVKGLELTANVPLNMLADALEGFGIAASATLIDAELEDGTAIPGQSDRTYSLTAYYAMGGFEIRLAGTDRSEFSTYQRGGSNKVETATRNGVTLLDAQISYDFEDSDIDYLQGLRVSLQGTNLTDVDEETLDSDGIVTTRRQFGPSYMMNFNYSFY, from the coding sequence ATGAAAAATTTTAAACCTAATTTAATCAAGGCCGCGCTAATCACTAGCGGTTTTGCGTTTGGTATAACACCCACAGCATTTGCTCAAGAAGCAGCTGCAGATGCCCCAGGGAATGACACAGAAGTTATTCAAGTTACGGGTATTCGCGGGTCTCTTATCCGTGCCCAAGCAGTAAAAATGGAAAACACCTCGATTGTTGAAGCCATTTCAGCTGAGGATATTGGTAAATTACCAGACTCGTCTATCGCTGAGTCGTTAGCGCGTTTGCCTGGTATGTCAGGTGAAAGGGTAGGCGGTCGTACTTCAGGTATCTCTGTTCGTGGATTTAAAGAAGACTTTACTGGTACCTCACTTAATGGTCGCGAGTTAATCGGCATTGGTGATAACCGAGGTGTAGAATACGATTTATACCCTTCAGAAATCATGACCGGAGCCACAATTTATAAGACCGCAGAGGCCGGCCTTATGGTGCAAGGCATTGGGGGTACGGTTGATTTACAAACTGTTCGCCCATTACAGGCTCAAGAAACCTTAACCATTAATGGTAACTATGAATTATCGGGTCGAGACTCTGACAACCCCGAGTTTGACAACACTGGCCATCGCTTATCTTTGTCATTTGTTGAAAAGTTTGCCGACGACACCATTGGCTTGGCCGTTGCACTCGCCAGCACAGAATCGCCAAACAACCAGCGTAAATATGGTGTGTGGGGATATAACACCAATGATGAAGGTCAAGTAACGCCATCTGGCCTAGATAGCCAAGCTATCAGCACCGTTCTTGAGCGAGACACTATCTCTGCTGTGTTGCAATTCCAGCCGACAGAAAACCTAGACATAGTGATTGATGCACTTGATATAAGCTACTCAGATTCTGGTGTTATTCGCGGCTTTATTGAACCTTTCTCTGCTGGCAGTATTTCAGGCACAGGTACCGAGACTACAGGTACTCAAGTTGGTGTTAACCCGGTCCTACGAACTGATCCATCTCAGAAGGACGGTGATTTACAGGTATTTGGTTTAAATGTTCAATACCATTTGAATGACAGTTGGTCAGTAGAAGTTGACGTAGCGAATAGTGAGTCTACGAAGCGTGATTTGCGCGGAGAGTCATACGCAGGCTTAGCGCGCTCTGGCGCACTAGATTCTTCAGGGTTAGGCACGCGTGATTTTGTGATGAGTCAAGATGGGATCACCTTTACTGACTCTTCTGGTTTAGATGCATTCTCTGATCCAAGTGCTTTGCAACTGACAGGCCCACAAGAGTGGGGTGGTGGTTTAGCTAATTTAGCGGATCAGTTTACTAGCACTGAATTAACCGCCAATGGAGCTCCTTATAGTTACTTGAATGCCCAGGACGGGTTTTTGAATTATGCTGATTTCAGCGAAGAGTTGACCACCTATAAGTTTGAAGTGGTGGGATTGTTGGATGGTGATATCTTTACTCAAGTAACAGCGGGTGTTAATTACAGTGACAGATATAAAGACAAAGAAAATAAAGGTTTCTTTGCTACATCGTCATCATACCCAGCCTCTACTGCTATTCCTCAAGCGTATTTATACAATGGTTTAGCCGATTTAACCTGGGCGGGCATGGGATATGTTGTTGCATATGATGGTTTTGCACCATACAACGATGGCGAATATACCTTAAATGATGCGGGCTTATTAGAGCCGGATCGTTTAGGCGATACCTATGTAGTAGAAGAAGAAGTCACCACTTTGTATGCAAAAGTCGATTTCAATACTGAACTGGGTGATTTTCCTGTTATGGGTAACATCGGTGTTCAGTATGTACAAACAGATCAATCCTCTTCTGGTTTTACAGGTGTGGTTGGGTCAAATTTTGCCGTGTGTGATGCAAATAACGATCAGCAAATAGATGACGACTGCCGAACATCTGTTAGCTCAGACTATAGCCATGTTTTGCCAAGTCTGAACGTCAGTGTAGAAGTGGCAGACAACAAGTTTGTGCGTTTCGCTGCGAATAAGACGATCAGCCGTGCACGAATTGACCAAATGAAGGCCTCTGGTTTTGTGAAGTTCGACCAAAACATCGATTTGTTGTCTATACCGAACACGCAAGCTGCAGTGGACGAATATGGCTCACCTTGGTCTAAATTTGCCGGTAATCCATTGCTGAAACCGTTGGAAGCGAATAATTTTGACTTGTCATTTGAAAACTATTTTGAAGATGAAGGCTATGTTTCAGCCGCGGTCTTCTATAAAGATTTAGTCAATTGGACAAGAGACGGCGACCTAGACATCAATTTCAGAAATGATGTAACCAATGACGGTGCCGATTACTTCATCCCAGGGTTCCACGACCGCGTCGCTGTTGAAGATGGTCTCTACGGGCCAGCAAACACGCCTTATTCAGCAGGAGATGTCATTACACCCCCTGACTTTGGCACCTTTTCCTACTTTGAAGATGGCTTAACGGGTGATGTTAAAGGGCTAGAGCTAACAGCGAACGTGCCATTAAATATGCTTGCTGACGCACTTGAAGGCTTTGGTATTGCTGCTTCAGCTACGTTAATTGATGCGGAGCTAGAGGACGGTACTGCCATTCCAGGGCAATCGGATCGCACTTATTCATTGACCGCTTATTACGCAATGGGTGGCTTTGAGATTCGCCTTGCTGGCACCGACCGTTCTGAATTCAGCACATATCAACGTGGTGGCTCGAACAAGGTTGAAACGGCAACACGTAACGGCGTTACCTTGTTAGATGCACAAATTAGTTACGACTTTGAAGATTCAGACATTGATTATTTGCAAGGTTTACGCGTTTCGTTACAAGGAACGAATTTGACCGACGTCGATGAGGAGACGCTGGACAGCGATGGTATCGTCACAACTCGTCGTCAATTTGGCCCTTCATATATGATGAACTTTAATTATTCGTTTTACTAA